The following coding sequences are from one Venturia canescens isolate UGA chromosome 5, ASM1945775v1, whole genome shotgun sequence window:
- the LOC122411294 gene encoding LOW QUALITY PROTEIN: EF-hand domain-containing family member B-like (The sequence of the model RefSeq protein was modified relative to this genomic sequence to represent the inferred CDS: substituted 1 base at 1 genomic stop codon), with the protein MAYATASIWWKRIVKECLRPPVPSTFQTVIHDLRDTVRSAYWNKEIGKTIYLPPHLPAGCDPVETTFGKVLTRDECGVSELINPKDAVSEHDPEVHKLYRKTHNDYYPCEQLERNYDPPFCKYSSFGEAQKRCDSSGKKVANCLQWCTQNHMTVVDSRLADFLHRIQSPVGEMKNRDESLVHLTFGKNVHGSSESVADVLIESALSPDHAYCSDYAENYSKSCVSSDGIFWKNETNAVNCFVFXNNFRLTAVVKRTAGIPSERKDLPWPVIPKNGAKADREHLGDETSVPALVSPSVFTQLGLSHYDFFKIREYNEMRSIFENIGVVFPNNSFDVIWNEGLKKDGTGGVCVETFRNLLARLAFENFNNKLL; encoded by the exons atggCTTACGCGACCGCTTCGATCTGGTGGAAGAGAATC GTCAAGGAATGCTTGCGTCCACCAGTGCCATCAACTTTTCAAACTGTCATACACGATCTGAGGGACACTGTTAGAAGTGCTTACTGGAACAAGGAAATCGGCAAAACTATTTATCTGCCACCTCATCTCCCGGCTGGCTGCGATCCGGTCGAAACAACTTTCGGAAAAGTTCTCACTCGCGACG AGTGTGGAGTTTCCGAGTTAATAAATCCAAAAGATGCAGTCAGCGAACATGATCCTGAAGTTCATAAATTGTACCGAAAGACTCACAATGATTATTATCCTTGCGAACAACTTGAAAGGAA CTATGATCCACCTTTTTGCAAATATTCCTCATTTGGAGAGGCACAAAAGAGGTGTGATTCATCAGGGAAAAAAGTAGCAAATTGTTTGCAATGGTGTACTCAAAACCACATGACTGTGGTGGACTCAAGGCTCGCAGATTTTCTTCATCGTATTCAATCTCCAGtgggagaaatgaaaaatcgtgacgAGTCGCTCGTTCATCTAACGTTTGGGAAAAATGTTCATGGATCCTCGGAGAGCGTTGCAGATGTTTTGATCGAATCTGCCCTTTCACCCGATCATGCATACTGCTCCGATTATGCTGAAAATTATTCCAAGTCCTGTGTCTCGTCGGATggtattttttggaaaaatgagaCAAACGCTGTAAATTGCTTTGTTTTCTGAAACAATTTTCGTTTAACAGCGGTTGTTAAACGCACGGCCGGAATTCCGAGTGAAAGAAAGGATTTGCCTTGGCCCGTTATACCCAAAAATGGTGCAAAAGCGGATAGAGAACATTTGGGTGACGAAACTTCTGTACCGGCGCTCGTATCTCCCAGCGTTTTTACGCAACTCGGGCTCAGTCATTATGATTTCTTTAAG ATTCGCGAATACAACGAAATGCGATCTATATTTGAAAACATAGGAGTCGTGTTCCCGAACAATAGTTTCGATGTCATTTGGAACGAAGGCTTGAAAAAAGATGGCACTGGTGGTGTGTGCGTTGAAACGTTTCGAAATCTTCTCGCAAGACTcgcctttgaaaatttcaacaacaaattattataa
- the jagn gene encoding protein jagunal, whose protein sequence is MASRVTLAQALGTDGSDYNHRQKIATQYQISAMNKSRLNCCIFFHYVLFFVMLAKLSADILDRLDIFILEIEELQIPQPLWWEYIWCVSLLLSFLGLSAIKKNKIKTLQRYMIGIVVLGFGPLFYSTIYYASDVWTYLSVGVTEDIHMWQNMPYGLLWYGFILLAFQVHFFSLLFSWKLLVAWKARGSRKID, encoded by the exons ATGGCTTCGAGAGTGACTTTGGCACAAGCCTTAGGTACAGATGGTAGCGATTATAATCACAGACAAAAAATCGCAACGCAATATCAAATTAG CGCAATGAACAAGTCAAGACTGAATTgctgtatattttttcactacGTACTGTTTTTCGTAATGCTAGCAAAATTATCAGCGGATATATTGGACCGTTtggatatatttattttggaaaTTGAAGAACTACAGATACCTCAG cCACTATGGTGGGAATACATATGGTGTGTGAGTTTGCTGTTGTCTTTTCTGGGTTTATCagctattaaaaaaaacaaaataaagacTTTGCAACGATACATGATCGGCATCGTTGTTTTGGGATTTGGGCCGCTGTTTTACTCTACCATCTATTATGCGAGTGACGTATGGACTTACTTGAGCGTGGGTGTAACGGAGGACATCCACATGTGGCag AATATGCCATACGGTCTTTTGTGGTACGGGTTCATTCTGCTAGCTTTCCAGGTCCACTTTTTCTCGCTACTATTCTCTTGGAAACTCCTTGTAGCCTGGAAAGCTAGAGGATCCAGAAAAATAGATTAA
- the LOC122411292 gene encoding oligoribonuclease isoform X1 — MAMIHRSAKIFKKIFNPCWKKPLNYGTVANNMSDHFDDKIVWMDMEMTGLELDTCHILEVACLVTDSKLNVISDEFSTVIHQPDDVLACMGKWCREQHEKAGLTEASRKSKISLKSAETDLLKFVKTYVPEKKCPLAGNSVYMDRMFLAKYMPTVDQYLHYRIIDISSIKELNRRWNYQVYKNAPKKSFKHRAIDDIRESIKELQYYKENFFKISDP; from the exons ATGGCTATGATCCATCGGAGTGCCAAGATATTTAAGAAGATTTTCAATCCTTGTTGGAAAAAGCCTCTAAATTATG GAACGGTCGCTAACAATATGtctgatcattttgacgaTAAAATTGTTTGGATGGATATGGAA ATGACCGGATTAGAGTTGGACACGTGTCATATTCTGGAAGTCGCTTGTTTGGTTACCGACTCAAAGCTAAATGTTATTAGCGATGAGTTTAGCACGGTGATTCATCAACCAGACGATGTGCTAGCCTGTATGGGAAAATGGTGCAGGGAACAACATGAAAAA GCTGGATTAACCGAAGCTTCTAGAAAAAGCAAAATATCACTCAAGAGTGCAGAAACAGATTTGCTcaaatttgttaaaacttATGTAccggagaaaaaatgtccgctAGCTGGAAATTCAGTTTATATGGATCGGATGTTTCTAGCCAAATACATGCCCACGGTTGATCAATATTTACATTATAGGATCATCGATATTTCAAGTATAAAGGAACTAAACAG GCGATGGAATTATCAAGTCTACAAAAATGCTCCGAAAAAGAGTTTCAAACATCGGGCAATCGATGATATCAGAGAGAGTATTAAGGAATTACAGTATTacaaggaaaatttttttaaaatcagtGATCCATGA
- the LOC122411292 gene encoding oligoribonuclease, mitochondrial isoform X2 — protein sequence MSDHFDDKIVWMDMEMTGLELDTCHILEVACLVTDSKLNVISDEFSTVIHQPDDVLACMGKWCREQHEKAGLTEASRKSKISLKSAETDLLKFVKTYVPEKKCPLAGNSVYMDRMFLAKYMPTVDQYLHYRIIDISSIKELNRRWNYQVYKNAPKKSFKHRAIDDIRESIKELQYYKENFFKISDP from the exons ATGtctgatcattttgacgaTAAAATTGTTTGGATGGATATGGAA ATGACCGGATTAGAGTTGGACACGTGTCATATTCTGGAAGTCGCTTGTTTGGTTACCGACTCAAAGCTAAATGTTATTAGCGATGAGTTTAGCACGGTGATTCATCAACCAGACGATGTGCTAGCCTGTATGGGAAAATGGTGCAGGGAACAACATGAAAAA GCTGGATTAACCGAAGCTTCTAGAAAAAGCAAAATATCACTCAAGAGTGCAGAAACAGATTTGCTcaaatttgttaaaacttATGTAccggagaaaaaatgtccgctAGCTGGAAATTCAGTTTATATGGATCGGATGTTTCTAGCCAAATACATGCCCACGGTTGATCAATATTTACATTATAGGATCATCGATATTTCAAGTATAAAGGAACTAAACAG GCGATGGAATTATCAAGTCTACAAAAATGCTCCGAAAAAGAGTTTCAAACATCGGGCAATCGATGATATCAGAGAGAGTATTAAGGAATTACAGTATTacaaggaaaatttttttaaaatcagtGATCCATGA